The following coding sequences are from one Amphiprion ocellaris isolate individual 3 ecotype Okinawa chromosome 19, ASM2253959v1, whole genome shotgun sequence window:
- the LOC111578007 gene encoding serine/threonine-protein phosphatase 4 catalytic subunit B produces the protein MCVTMGDISDLDRQIEQLRRCELIKENEVKALCAKAREILVEESNVQRVDSPVTVCGDIHGQFYDLKELFRVGGDVPETNYLFMGDFVDRGFYSVETFLLLLALKVRYPDRITLIRGNHESRQITQVYGFYDECLRKYGSVTVWRYCTEIFDYLSLSAIIDGKIFCVHGGLSPSIQTLDQIRTIDRKQEVPHDGPMCDLLWSDPEDTTGWGVSPRGAGYLFGSDVVAQFNAANDIHMICRAHQLVMEGYKWHFNETVLTVWSAPNYCYRCGNVAAILELDEHLQREFIIFEAAPQETRGIPSKKPVADYFL, from the exons ATGTGTGTGACAATGGGGGACATCAGTGACCTGGACCGACAGATAGAGCAGCTCAGACGCTGTGAGCTCATTAAGGAAAATGAAGTCAAAGCACTGTGTGCCAAAGCCAG agAGATTCTGGTTGAAGAAAGCAATGTCCAGAGAGTAGACTCTCCTGTCACG GTGTGTGGTGATATACACGGTCAGTTCTATGACTTGAAAGAGCTCTTTAGA GTTGGTGGGGACGTCCCGGAGACAAATTACCTCTTCATGGGCGACTTTGTGGACAGAGGCTTCTACAGTGTGGAGACCTTTCTTCTGCTGCTAGCTCTTAAG GTGCGTTACCCAGACAGGATAACCTTGATCCGGGGTAACCACGAGTCCCGGCAAATCACCCAGGTCTACGGCTTCTACGACGAGTGCCTCCGCAAATACGGCTCAGTCACTGTGTGGAGATACTGCACGGAGATATTCGactacctgtctctctctgctatCATCGATGGAAAG atcTTCTGCGTACACGGAGGCTTGTCTCCCTCCATCCAGACCCTGGACCAGATCAGGACCATTGACAGAAAGCAGGAGGTTCCCCATGATGGGCCCATGTGTGACCTCTTGTGGTCGGACCCTGAAG ACACCACAGGGTGGGGCGTGAGTCCCAGAGGTGCCGGCTACCTGTTCGGGAGCGACGTGGTGGCTCAGTTTAACGCCGCCAACGACATCCACATGATCTGTCGAGCACATCAGCTGGTCATGGAGGGTTACAAGTGGCACTTCAACGAGACCGTGCTCACTGTGTGGTCGGCGCCCAACTACTGCTACAG ATGTGGCAACGTGGCGGCCATCCTGGAGCTGGACGAGCATCTACAGCGGGAGTTCATCATATTCGAGGCGGCGCCGCAGGAGACCAGAGGCATCCCCTCCAAGAAGCCAGTAGCCGACTACTTCCTGTGA
- the clpp gene encoding ATP-dependent Clp protease proteolytic subunit, mitochondrial, which produces MLLRRALHIGGLTLKRSRSIHHSPVWRNPLIPIVVEQTGRGERAYDIYSRLLRERIICVMGPIDDSVASLVIAQLLFLQSESNNKPIHMYINSPGGVVTAGLAIYDTMQYILNPISTWCVGQAASMGSLLLAAGTSGMRHSLPNARIMVHQPSGGARGQATDIAIQAEEILKLKRQINNIYAKHTGQPLETIEGVMERDRYMSPMEAQDFGLVDRVLVHPPQAGQDEPELVQKEPAAAAASPSPQPESAAPEQASPGTNPPSSYKPEP; this is translated from the exons ATGCTGCTACGA AGGGCGTTGCACATCGGAGGGTTGACACTGAAACGCAGTAGGTCCATCCATCACAGTCCTGTATGGAGAAACCCTCTAATACCCATAGTGGTGGAGCAGACG GGCAGAGGAGAACGAGCATATGACATCTACTCTCGCCTCCTCAGGGAGAGAATCATTTGTGTGATGGGTCCT ATTGACGACTCTGTAGCCAGTCTGGTTATTGCCCAGCTGCTGTTCCTCCAGTCAGAAAGCAACAACAAGCCCATCCACATGTACATCAACAGTCCTG GCGGTGTGGTGACAGCTGGCCTGGCCATCTATGACACCATGCAGTACATCCTCAATCCCATCTCCACCTGGTGTGTCGGTCAGGCAGCCAGCATGGGCAGCTTGCTCCTGGCAGCAGGAACCTCCGGTATGAGGCATTCACTGCCCAACGCCCGCATCATGGTCCACCAGCCCTCAGGAGGCGCCAGG GGTCAGGCCACAGACATCGCCATCCAGGCCGAGGAGATCCTGAAGCTGAAGAGACAGATCAACAACATCTACGCCAAACACACGGGGCAGCCGCTGGAGACCATCG AGGGCGTCATGGAAAGAGACCGCTACATGAGTCCTATGGAGGCCCAGGACTTCGGGCTCGTCGACCGGGTCCTGGTCCACCCGCCCCAGGCCGGCCAGGACGAACCAGAACTGGTGCAGAAAGAaccagcggcagcagcagcgagTCCCTCACCTCAGCCAGAGTCTGCAGCTCCAGAGCAGGCCTCCCCGGGGACAAACCCCCCATCCTCTTATAAACCTGAACCATGA
- the aldh3b1 gene encoding aldehyde dehydrogenase family 3 member B1: protein MDSHSEVVERLRSAFRSGVTVPEQFRRTQLMKLMSMLKENEEKFVVALHKDLAKPRFEALLSELDIVTNDLHHTISNLSSWMQPEYVEKNLATKFDDCFVQRQPLGVVLIIGTWNYPLQLLILPMVGAIAAGNCVILKPSEVSTATDSLIAELVPKYLHQDCFAVISGGAEETKALLKHRFDHIFYTGSQNVARSILQAASVHLTPVTLELGGKCPCFIYGQVNILYAARRLVWAKFFNAGQSCVAPDYVLCSTAIRDAILPAIRQALEEFYGKEPQKCPDYSRIVSPQHWTRLMEMLGKTSGKVVIGGESNQEEKYIAPTVVVDVAEDDVLMGEEIFGPILPILTVESLEQGISFITSREKPLALYTFSDDSSAVKTVMEKTSSGGFCSNDSIIHMSLPSLPFGGVGASGFGCYHGRFGFETFSHRRACMLRGWALERINSLRYPPYSDERLGWLRWTTSPKFSCSIM from the exons ATGGACTCCCACAGTGAGGTGGTGGAACGGTTACGATCAGCGTTTCGTTCAGGAGTCACGGTGCCGGAACAGTTCCGTCGAACGCAGCTGATGAAGCTCATGTCGATGCTCAAAGAGAACGAGGAGAAGTTTGTAGTGGCGCTGCACAAAGATCTGGCAAAG CCCAGATTTGAGGCGTTGCTGTCCGAGCTGGACATCGTGACCAACGACCTTCACCACACCATCTCCAACCTGTCCAGCTGGATGCAGCCGGAGTACGTCGAGAAAAACCTG GCCACAAAGTTCGATGACTGTTTTGTTCAGAGGCAACCGTTAGGAGTTGTGTTGATCATCGGGACGTGGAACTAccctctgcagctcctcatCCTGCCCATGGTTGGAGCCATTGCTGCAG GAAACTGTGTGATCCTGAAGCCTTCAGAGGTCTCCACCGCCACCGACAGTCTGATAGCAGAGCTGGTCCCCAAATACCTGCATCAG gacTGTTTTGCAGTTATTAGTGGCGGAGCAGAAGAGACGAAGGCCCTCCTGAAGCATCGATTCGATCACATCTTCTACACAG GTTCTCAGAACGTGGCCCGCTCTATCCTGCAGGCAGCATCCGTTCATTTGACCCCGGTGACTTTGGAGCTGGGTGGGAAGTGTCCCTGCTTCATCTACGGTCAGGTAAACATTCTCTATGCCGCTCGCCGCTTGGTGTGGGCCAAGTTCTTCAACGCCGGCCAGAGCTGCGTGGCTCCAGACTATGTGCTCTGCTCCACGGCCATCCGGGATGCCATCCTGCCCGCCATCCGCCAGGCTCTGGAGGAATTCTACGGCAAGGAGCCTCAGAAGTGCCCCGACTATTCCCGCATCGTGTCGCCCCAACACTGGACTCGTCTGATGGAAATGCTGGGAAAGACCAGCGGCAAGGTGGTGATAGGAGGAGAGAGCAACCAGGAGGAGAAATACATCG CTCCCACAGTGGTGGTGGACGTGGCTGAAGACGATGTCCTCATGGGAGAGGAGATCTTCGGCCCCATCCTGCCCATCCTCACCGTGGAGTCTCTGGAGCAAGGCATCTCCTTCATCACCAGCAGAGAGAAGCCTCTGGCCCTGTACACCTTCTCAGACGACTCTTCT GCAGTGAAGACGGTCATGGAGAAGACGAGCAGCGGAGGATTCTGCTCTAATGACAGCATCATCCACATGAGCCTGCCCAGCCTGCCCTTTGGAGGAGTAG GGGCCAGTGGTTTCGGCTGCTACCACGGCCGCTTTGGCTTTGAGACGTTCAGCCACCGGAGAGCCTGCATGCTGCGAGGCTGGGCTCTGGAGAGGATCAACAGCCTCCGCTACCCTCCCTACAGCGATGAGAGGCTGGGCTGGCTGCGATGGACCACCTCACCCAAGTTCAGCTGCTCCATCATGTAA